GATCCTTCACCTCCTGGATCTAAATCCAATAGGTTGACGAGATCATTTTCGTAATGTATAAAATCAAATGTTTGTTGACTGGTATAATCCGGATTTTCTGCAGATGGAATGGATGCCATTCGTTTCGAATTCGTTCCATCCAGTCTTATGAAATAAATGGACTCATCCATGTACACATTTTTGCGATAGGAATAATTTTGACTGGCAGAATCAAATGCATAACTGTCCGGACCGGCAGCATAGAATAAAATAAAATCGCCATCATCAAATTTTCCATCTGATTCTCCTTTAAAATAAATTGCATTTTCTTTTAAATCATCGATAAATGCTTCGTCATTCGATTCCGGCAACATCTGTCCACCATTTCCATAAATTTGAATGCGCCTTGGGTCAAGATTGCTCACATCTAATTTCATCGTATTGATAAAGTAGGACCTATCCAGTTTATACAGTCCGCGTTTCGGAATGCCTATTTTATGCCAGATTCCTGACGAAAGGTTTGATATTCTGGTGAATTCAGGTATTGGCACAGGACTGAATGCAGGAATGAAATTGTATTCGATTTCAAATTGATGGAGCAAATGCACCTGAGACTCCTCCAGTTTGCGAAGTGGCAGAAGTTCAATGATTCCTGTAAAATTGGATCTGGATTCTAAAACGTGGGTTTGAAGAATATAGGCATCTTTGAGTTCGTCAATTTCTGAACTTGTAAATTGTGCTTTTTTGGAAAATTCTTTTTTAATGATAAGTTTTGCTTCAAGATGTCCATTTTGAGGCAATTTAAATTCATATTTATAAAAAGGGAGTCTGCTTAATCCTGCTTTTTTAGAGGCTTGTTTAAAGCTCAAGTCGTTGAGTATGTTGCCATTCGATTCGAATGCATCAAGTTCCCATTGAAGGTTAACTTCAATCCTTTGCGATTGTGAATTTAAAAAATGAACGGCTAAGAGTAAAAAAGAGATAATTTTGAACTTCATACGTTTACAATAAATGGGGGACTAGAATTGTTTCCAAATATAAGATTAACGATTGAATGATTGAAATATTACCAAGCTTTCGCCACATTAACGCTTTCGTGTATAGAATAATGCTGATGTGTTTTATCTGGACATTTGATGTTCAGGTGCAAGCGCAGGACCCATTGTTTAGTCAGTATTATGCAATGCCTATGCATATCAATCCGGGTTTTAGTGGTATCAGTTATGCTCCGCACATCGAAATGATCTACCGAAATCAATGGCCGGTTTTGGATAAATCTTCCCCGGCTTATGTAAGCTATGCTGTAAGTTATGATCAGTTTTTTAAAGACATCAATAGCGGTTTGGGTTTTCAATTGCTTGCTGATGATGCGGGTGGTGGATTAATTAAAACTTTAAAAGCAGCATTCACTTATGGTTATCAGGCTAAAATCAGCAAAGGCAATTACCTGAGAGGAGGTATAGAGCTTGGAGGGGTACAAACGAGATATGGTTGGGACAAATATGTTTTTGGAGATCAGCTAAATCCTGAATTTGGGGCCATTTCTCCTGGAGGAACCCCATATCCCAGTCAGGAATTGCGTCCCAATAAAATACAAAGTAGCTATCTTGATATTGGAACCGGACTGCTTTATTTTAATCCCTATTTTAATGTCGGCTTTTCAGCAAAACATATTAATTCGCCGAGTAATGATATCTTGCAAGTCAATACTGCAGCGTATAATGGGATACCTATTCGGTGGGTATTACATGGAAGTGCGAGGATTGGGCTTGGAAAAAGAACATCCAGGCAGGTATTTATTAACCCTTCTTTGTTGTTTGCCCGACAATCTGAATTTATGCAAGTTAATGTTGGGGCACAATTAGAAGTTAGCACGGTTTTTGGTGGACTTTGGTACCGAATGGCAAAAGACAATTCAGATGCCCTCATCGCCGTATTTGGATTGAGAAAGGGCCTGTGGAAGTTTGCTTACAGTTTCGATTATACGACTTCGTCGTTGGGGATTGGAACAGGTGGGAGCCATGAATTGAGTATTGGAATGTATCTTGAAGAAGTATTCAAGCAGAAAAGCAATATAAGTGATTGTTTTGAAGCATTTAGGTAGAAAAAAATTCTTGTTTGTACAATAAATTAATGTTTATCTTTGTTCCCCTAAAAAGTAAGTAGTAGGATGAAAGGCAAATTTTTCCATTTAGTCTTTCTGTTGGGCTCGTTATTGATAGTAGGAGCCTGCAGTAAAAGAAGCACAGACGAATCTTCAGCCACTGGCTGGAAGTACAATGACCCTAAGTGGGGCGGATTCGAAAAAGTTGATTATCAAGGTCAAATCACAGGTCCAAACTTGGTCCTCATTGAAGGGGGAACCTTTACAATGGGACTAACGGAAGAGGATGTAACCTATGAATGGAATAACATTCCAAGAAGGGTGACGGTATCTTCTTTCTATATGGATGAGACTGAGGTTTCCAATATCAACTATAGAGAATACATTTATTGGCTGAACAGGGTATACAAATCTTACCCTGAAGTTTTCAGACAAGCATTGCCGGATACTTTAGTTTGGCGTGAAGAATTGGCTTACAACGAACCATTCGTTGAGACTTATTTTAGGTATCCATCTTATGATGAATATCCGGTGGTAGGTGTTAGCTGGTTACAAGCTGTTGAATATTGTAAATGGCGTACCAACAGGGTCAATGAAATGATCCTTATCGAAAAGGGCATTCTGAACCCAAATCCGGAACAGGTTGATGCAGACAACTTCAACACCAATTCTTATTTGGCAGGACAGTACCAAGGAAATGTTCGCAAGAATTTACCCGACATTCAAACCGGAGGAGAAAGACCTGTGAAATTTGAGGATGGAATCCTTCTTCCAGAGTATCGCTTGCCAACAGAAGCCGAGTGGGAATATGCAGCTTTAGCTTTGAAAGGCAAACAATCAGAAAACAAAGATGAATTGATCACAGATCGCAGAAATTTCCCTTGGGATGGTGCAGGAGCGCGTTACAAGAGGAGAGATAAATACATGGGACAAATTTTGGCGAACTTCAAAAGATCACATGGTGATTATATGGGTATGGCCGGTAAATTAAATGACCACGCACATATCCCTGCTCCCGCTAAGTCATATTATCCTAATGATTTCGGACTCTATAACATGGGTGGAAACGTAGCAGAATGGGTTGCAGACTTGTTCAGACCTTTAACATCAACGACTTTGCGCGATGTTGAAAATCATGACCTGAACCCTTTTCGTGGTAACGAATTCAAAGAATTGATCCTCGATGAATCAGGTAATCCGGTTGAAAAAGACAGCATAGGCCAGTTGACTTATCAAGTGGTATCTGACTCTGCTGTTGAGTTCCGCGAGAACTATAATAAAGCAGATGTTAAAAAATACCGCGATGACGATGATGAATTGATCAAATATCAATATGGAAAATCTTCTTTGATCAATGAAAAGTCGCGGGTATACAAAGGAGGTTCCTGGGCAGATCGCTTGTTTTGGTTATCACCCGGAGCCAGAAGATTTAAAGATGAAGATAAATCTGACCGTACCATCGGTTTCCGTTGCGCGATGACGCGTACAGGAGGACCCGAAGGAAATGATGATGCAGGTGGTCTTGATTTTAATCGCAAATTGCCTCAAACGAAAAGAGACTATAAATAAATTACAGTCATTTCTAAAAAAACAATTAAACTCACGGCAATTTTTGCTGTGAGTTTTTTTTTATGAATTATCCGGAATCTTATAACAGGTATTTACAACAAGACAGAAAAATATTTACGGATAGCAGAAATGTTATTTCCGGTGGCGTCTTCCTTGCCCTGAAAGGTCCTCATTTCAATGCCAACCAATTTGCTTTATCTGCCTTAGATCAAGGAGCCGCTTATGCCATTGTAGATGAAGATCTGCCCTATCATCCGGGTTTGATTCGCGTCGAAAATTGTTTGCAGGAGTTGCAAACCATGGCTCAATTAAATAGAAAACTTTCGAAAGCCAGAATCATAGCTATAACTGGAAGTAATGGCAAAACGACTACTAAAGAACTTTGTTATAGCATTTTTTCTAAGGGCTTTGAGACCCTTGCAACGATTGGAAATCTAAACAATCATATTGGTGTCCCACTTACTCTTTTGCGCATTACGGATCAAACGGAAGTAGCTATTATCGAGATGGGCGCAAACAGGACAACTGAAATTGACGAGTTATGTCAAATAGCAGATCCAGATGTTGGATTAATTACCAGTATAGGAAAAGCTCATTTAGAAGGATTTGGTTCTTATGAAGCGATCCTAAAAACCAAATCGGAATTGTTCCGATATCTAGATATCAAAAAAGGTGCCTGCTTTTATAATCTTAATGATGACTCCATTCGAAATATTTATACAAATGCAGATCATCATATCAGTTTTGGCGACGAACAATGGGCAGCTATGATCACAGGACGATTGATTCAGGAATTGCCGGATATACAATTAGAATTCCAGGGTGAGCGAATACATTCAAAGCTCATGGGAAAGTATAACTATTGCAACATCCTTTGTGCTTGCGCATTAGCATCCTGGTTTGGAATCGAAACCAATAAAATAAAGACAGGTATAGAGGCTTATGTCCCAACGAACATGCGTTCAGAATGGAAGATACACAATGGGTGTAACATATTATTGGATGCCTATAATGCAAATCCGAGTTCGATGCATAGCAGTTTAGAAACATTTGCTAATATGGATCTCCCTAACAAATGGGTGGTGCTGGGTGAGATGGCAGAATTAGGAGATTATTCTGAAGAAGAACACTTGCATCTCATTCATTTTGCAAGCACCAAAAATTTTAATAAAGTTATTTTTATTGGAACAGCTTTTCAAAATATTCAAGAAAATGATCAACTCAAATATTTTACCACCAATGAAGATTGTAAACTTTGGCTTCAAGAAAACTGGCCTGAAAGTGCTGCCATTCTTATCAAAGGTTCTAGATCATCGCAACTTGAAAAACTTATCCGTTGATCTTTTCTAGTATTCTTTTTGGAATTTGATCTTTTGCAGTAAGCATATATTCTTCATAAGAGCAGGGTATGAGTTGATTGGAAAACTCATTGTCGACCAGAGGCTCTTCAAACCACCATTTGCCGGATTGTTCAGATTTGTAAAAATTCAGAACATAGTCAATATTGTGCAGGTGTACCTGATAGTTGGTCAGTTGATGTCTTTGAAGCGCTTGGTCGAGCTGTTTTAAATGACAACCTTCCCAAAAATACCATACCATTTGAGCAACGAGTTCTGCAGTAATATCTCTTTCATCTTTTTCTGAATTCCAATCAGAAATCACAAAACATTTGTTTCGATCAGACATTCCGGCCATTCTTGACAAGGCTGCTGCTTCTTCTGCATATAAACCACTTGGATTTTGTGAAGTAGTTGCCGGACAATCAGCAGCACGAACTGCATTCAAATCAAAATATATAAATTCAGAAGAACGAATATACGGATCTGCACAGCTTGCATTGTTGCGCAATTCACCCAATCGAATACTTTGGGAAATTCCTTTTGTTCCTGGGTTTAAGAAATGTCGTTGGAGCCCTAAAAAGTGCATCTCCTTTAAATACATACAATCCTCTTGAATTTTGTGTGTGAGCAAAGTTTTATCGCTCACGATACTTAACCTATATGGATTGTAATGCACTGACCACTGTTTTTGAACGGCTGCAATCCATTCTGCACCGGCACCGGCAAGAATGACAGTTTTGTTTTCTACATGCATTAAATGATAAAGCATGTTCGTATTTTCTTCAAGTTGTTCCGGATACAATTCACCACCATAACATATACCATCTTTATCAAAATAGGCCGATGACAAATTTTCCAATCTCTGCATCATTCGATTTCCTTGTTCAGAATGTACATTAAAAAGTATCCATTTTGAATTTGGGTTTCGGTAGTA
The genomic region above belongs to Saprospiraceae bacterium and contains:
- a CDS encoding PorP/SprF family type IX secretion system membrane protein — its product is MCFIWTFDVQVQAQDPLFSQYYAMPMHINPGFSGISYAPHIEMIYRNQWPVLDKSSPAYVSYAVSYDQFFKDINSGLGFQLLADDAGGGLIKTLKAAFTYGYQAKISKGNYLRGGIELGGVQTRYGWDKYVFGDQLNPEFGAISPGGTPYPSQELRPNKIQSSYLDIGTGLLYFNPYFNVGFSAKHINSPSNDILQVNTAAYNGIPIRWVLHGSARIGLGKRTSRQVFINPSLLFARQSEFMQVNVGAQLEVSTVFGGLWYRMAKDNSDALIAVFGLRKGLWKFAYSFDYTTSSLGIGTGGSHELSIGMYLEEVFKQKSNISDCFEAFR
- a CDS encoding SUMF1/EgtB/PvdO family nonheme iron enzyme, with amino-acid sequence MKGKFFHLVFLLGSLLIVGACSKRSTDESSATGWKYNDPKWGGFEKVDYQGQITGPNLVLIEGGTFTMGLTEEDVTYEWNNIPRRVTVSSFYMDETEVSNINYREYIYWLNRVYKSYPEVFRQALPDTLVWREELAYNEPFVETYFRYPSYDEYPVVGVSWLQAVEYCKWRTNRVNEMILIEKGILNPNPEQVDADNFNTNSYLAGQYQGNVRKNLPDIQTGGERPVKFEDGILLPEYRLPTEAEWEYAALALKGKQSENKDELITDRRNFPWDGAGARYKRRDKYMGQILANFKRSHGDYMGMAGKLNDHAHIPAPAKSYYPNDFGLYNMGGNVAEWVADLFRPLTSTTLRDVENHDLNPFRGNEFKELILDESGNPVEKDSIGQLTYQVVSDSAVEFRENYNKADVKKYRDDDDELIKYQYGKSSLINEKSRVYKGGSWADRLFWLSPGARRFKDEDKSDRTIGFRCAMTRTGGPEGNDDAGGLDFNRKLPQTKRDYK
- the murF gene encoding UDP-N-acetylmuramoyl-tripeptide--D-alanyl-D-alanine ligase encodes the protein MNYPESYNRYLQQDRKIFTDSRNVISGGVFLALKGPHFNANQFALSALDQGAAYAIVDEDLPYHPGLIRVENCLQELQTMAQLNRKLSKARIIAITGSNGKTTTKELCYSIFSKGFETLATIGNLNNHIGVPLTLLRITDQTEVAIIEMGANRTTEIDELCQIADPDVGLITSIGKAHLEGFGSYEAILKTKSELFRYLDIKKGACFYNLNDDSIRNIYTNADHHISFGDEQWAAMITGRLIQELPDIQLEFQGERIHSKLMGKYNYCNILCACALASWFGIETNKIKTGIEAYVPTNMRSEWKIHNGCNILLDAYNANPSSMHSSLETFANMDLPNKWVVLGEMAELGDYSEEEHLHLIHFASTKNFNKVIFIGTAFQNIQENDQLKYFTTNEDCKLWLQENWPESAAILIKGSRSSQLEKLIR